The Sphingobacterium bambusae genome includes a window with the following:
- the porN gene encoding type IX secretion system ring subunit PorN/GldN, with amino-acid sequence MKKIAVSLIAVAYSFVAFGQQENLSNSTKPIHAEEPVDGYVKKTDMENRKVIPYANIRQTDIAYSKRVWREIDLREKMNKAFASPKSKLIDIIIDAVMKGELTAYDPTPTENDPNGDSFKNVLPADQVMARFGGDSVLVEEFNENNEVVSSRYESKSFSGDNVIKFRIKEDWIFDKQRSVFEPRIVGIAPLIVPQIPGMDSNVGLQPVDAVAGQPTNADPFDPFAVPPVQENNTGDAEASPNVPTPLVNNTFVPQVDPTPAFWIYFPEARHILVNKEVVNRSNDATGLSYDDVFIKRMFASYIVKESNPEDLRIKDYLNDGVERLYESERIKKSLMDYEQDLWSY; translated from the coding sequence ATGAAGAAAATTGCAGTTTCATTGATCGCTGTAGCGTATTCTTTTGTAGCATTTGGGCAACAAGAGAATCTTTCGAACAGTACAAAGCCGATTCACGCAGAGGAACCGGTGGATGGATATGTTAAGAAAACCGATATGGAAAACCGGAAGGTTATTCCTTATGCGAATATCCGACAAACCGATATCGCCTATTCCAAGCGGGTATGGCGGGAGATCGATTTGCGCGAGAAGATGAATAAAGCGTTTGCATCGCCGAAGTCTAAACTGATCGATATTATTATTGATGCCGTAATGAAGGGTGAACTAACGGCATACGATCCCACACCAACGGAAAATGATCCTAACGGAGATAGTTTTAAGAATGTGCTTCCTGCTGATCAGGTGATGGCTCGTTTCGGTGGAGACAGCGTGTTGGTCGAAGAATTTAACGAGAACAACGAGGTGGTATCTTCACGTTACGAATCGAAAAGTTTCAGTGGAGATAATGTGATTAAATTTCGGATCAAAGAAGATTGGATTTTCGATAAACAACGCTCTGTTTTTGAGCCGCGTATAGTTGGTATCGCGCCTTTAATTGTGCCGCAAATACCGGGAATGGATAGTAACGTGGGGTTACAGCCGGTCGATGCTGTCGCGGGGCAGCCGACGAATGCAGATCCTTTCGATCCTTTTGCTGTGCCACCCGTACAAGAGAACAATACAGGTGATGCGGAGGCTAGCCCTAACGTGCCTACACCGTTAGTGAATAACACCTTTGTGCCACAGGTTGACCCCACACCGGCGTTCTGGATCTATTTTCCGGAAGCAAGGCATATTCTGGTCAACAAAGAGGTCGTTAACCGTAGCAATGATGCAACAGGACTCAGCTACGACGATGTCTTTATTAAACGCATGTTTGCCAGTTACATTGTCAAGGAATCCAATCCGGAGGATCTTCGCATAAAAGATTACCTAAATGATGGTGTGGAGCGTCTCTACGAGTCGGAACGCATAAAAAAATCGCTGATGGACTACGAACAGGATTTGTGGTCTTATTAA
- a CDS encoding anthranilate synthase component II yields MSNNKILVIDNYDSFTYNLVHLLQELDQDYIVWRNDKFKLEEVADYDQILLSPGPGIPKEAGLLMDVIRTYGASKSILGICLGQQAIAEVYGGTLYNMPKPLHGVATNIQVTDTGEKLFQDFPSDSKIGRYHSWAVTAATLPSCLKVTAVDDQGVIMALSHVEHDVRGMQFHPESILTTNGKKLIENWLRK; encoded by the coding sequence ATGAGCAACAATAAAATATTGGTAATAGACAATTACGATTCCTTCACGTACAACTTGGTGCATCTCCTGCAAGAGCTTGACCAAGACTATATCGTTTGGAGAAACGACAAATTCAAGCTGGAAGAGGTGGCCGACTACGATCAGATCTTGCTTTCTCCCGGCCCCGGCATACCAAAAGAAGCTGGGCTGCTGATGGATGTCATCCGCACCTATGGAGCTTCCAAAAGCATATTGGGCATCTGTCTAGGCCAACAGGCCATCGCCGAAGTGTATGGCGGAACGCTCTACAATATGCCGAAACCTTTGCACGGGGTAGCTACTAACATCCAAGTGACGGACACTGGGGAAAAGCTGTTCCAGGATTTCCCCAGCGACTCCAAAATAGGACGGTACCATTCCTGGGCCGTCACTGCCGCCACGCTTCCATCCTGCCTAAAGGTAACCGCCGTTGACGACCAAGGCGTGATCATGGCGCTGTCTCATGTGGAACATGATGTGCGGGGCATGCAGTTCCATCCGGAATCCATACTAACGACAAACGGAAAAAAGCTAATTGAAAATTGGCTACGTAAATAA
- a CDS encoding cupin-like domain-containing protein gives MKLKPVDSISGVAPAEFVRDYLNKGQPVIIKDFISKDSACWKKWNYDYFKEIAGNEIVDIYGREEESQNHAASPPIGRMSFGEYLDKISLEPTELRLFLFNLLKIRPELKKDVIYNDVTGGKVLQWLPYMFFGGEGSATRNHFDIDMSHVFISQFQGTKRIWVFPNDQSDLMYKLPYNFHSIANLKTSDPEKYPGLKLLDGYEALIHPGDTLYMPAGWWHYIQYETEGYSISVRALANSLSEKIKGARNLFITRHFDDTMRKIFKQKWLDYKIEVAKKRAQRGIRKRS, from the coding sequence GTGAAACTAAAACCAGTAGATAGTATATCAGGAGTCGCACCCGCTGAATTTGTTCGGGATTATCTGAACAAAGGTCAACCTGTCATTATCAAGGACTTTATAAGTAAAGATAGTGCTTGTTGGAAGAAGTGGAATTACGATTATTTCAAGGAAATAGCTGGTAATGAGATCGTAGACATTTATGGGAGAGAAGAAGAGTCCCAAAACCATGCTGCAAGTCCACCCATTGGGCGGATGAGCTTTGGTGAATATCTGGATAAGATCAGCTTAGAACCGACAGAGCTTCGTTTGTTTTTGTTTAATCTGCTGAAAATTAGGCCGGAGCTGAAGAAGGATGTCATTTACAACGACGTAACCGGAGGGAAGGTTTTGCAATGGTTGCCTTATATGTTTTTTGGCGGCGAGGGATCGGCAACACGTAACCACTTCGATATTGACATGTCACATGTCTTCATATCACAGTTTCAGGGAACCAAGCGTATTTGGGTTTTTCCAAACGATCAGTCGGACTTGATGTACAAATTACCGTACAATTTCCATAGTATCGCAAACCTTAAAACCAGTGATCCCGAGAAATATCCAGGGCTGAAATTGTTGGATGGTTACGAAGCTTTGATCCATCCTGGCGATACATTATATATGCCAGCTGGGTGGTGGCACTACATCCAGTACGAAACGGAGGGATATTCCATTTCCGTGCGTGCTTTGGCAAATTCGTTAAGCGAAAAAATCAAGGGTGCAAGAAACCTATTTATCACGAGGCATTTCGATGACACCATGCGGAAAATCTTTAAGCAAAAATGGTTGGATTACAAGATCGAAGTTGCGAAGAAAAGAGCGCAGCGCGGAATTCGTAAAAGAAGTTAA
- the trpC gene encoding indole-3-glycerol phosphate synthase TrpC: MTILDKIVEKKAIEVATAKAKVPLEELQQYPLFSRSCHPLKDSILHPERTGIIAEFKRASPSKGVINASSTVEEVVLAYQQAGASAISVLTDADFFQGSLEDLTAARKVLDIPLLRKEFIVDRYQIAEAKAYGADIILLIAACLSTDTIKDFAVYAKSLGLNILLEVHNEEELLLNIIPEIDAIGVNNRNLKDFSVDLQHSYGLVNKIPDNYIKVSESGISDPNTIKLLKSAGFNSFLIGENFMKTSDPAKAIHDFVAALS, translated from the coding sequence ATGACCATACTTGATAAAATTGTCGAAAAAAAAGCTATCGAGGTTGCTACCGCAAAAGCCAAGGTTCCCTTGGAAGAGCTGCAGCAATATCCGCTTTTTAGTCGCAGCTGCCATCCACTTAAAGATTCCATACTGCATCCCGAGCGCACGGGTATTATCGCTGAATTTAAGCGAGCATCACCATCAAAAGGGGTCATCAATGCAAGCTCGACCGTGGAAGAGGTCGTGCTTGCCTACCAGCAAGCTGGGGCCTCCGCTATATCCGTGCTAACCGATGCCGATTTCTTCCAAGGATCGTTGGAAGACCTCACGGCAGCCAGAAAGGTACTCGACATACCACTTTTAAGAAAGGAATTCATTGTAGATCGTTATCAGATTGCCGAAGCAAAAGCTTACGGTGCGGATATTATCCTGCTGATTGCGGCCTGTCTATCGACCGATACGATCAAGGATTTTGCTGTCTATGCAAAATCTCTGGGACTCAACATTCTTTTGGAAGTACACAACGAAGAGGAGCTTTTACTCAACATCATTCCAGAGATCGATGCTATTGGAGTCAATAACCGAAATCTAAAAGACTTCTCCGTCGATCTTCAACATTCCTATGGTTTGGTCAACAAAATTCCGGATAACTACATTAAAGTATCTGAAAGTGGTATCTCTGACCCCAATACGATTAAGCTCCTGAAATCCGCAGGTTTCAACAGCTTTCTCATTGGAGAAAATTTCATGAAAACAAGCGATCCAGCGAAAGCCATCCATGATTTTGTCGCTGCTTTATCCTAG